The proteins below come from a single Balaenoptera musculus isolate JJ_BM4_2016_0621 chromosome 1, mBalMus1.pri.v3, whole genome shotgun sequence genomic window:
- the LOC118902133 gene encoding metallothionein-1E encodes MDPKCSCPTGGSCSCAGSCTCKACRCTSCKKSCCSCCPVGCAKCAQGCVCKGASDKCSCCA; translated from the coding sequence ATGGACCCCAAGTGCTCCTGCCCCACTGGCGGCTCCTGCAGCTGCGCTGGCTCCTGCACCTGCAAAGCCTGCAGATGCACCTCCTGCAAGAAGAgctgctgctcctgctgcccCGTGGGCTGCGCCAAGTGTGCCCAGGGCTGCGTCTGCAAAGGGGCCTCGGACAAGTGCAGCTGCTGTGCCTGA